One part of the Vanessa tameamea isolate UH-Manoa-2023 chromosome 8, ilVanTame1 primary haplotype, whole genome shotgun sequence genome encodes these proteins:
- the LOC113399943 gene encoding multifunctional protein r isoform X1, which translates to MEDLSCEVGPLCCLVLADGSVFQGRSFGAQVPVEGEVVFQTGMVGYPESLTDPSYHAQILVLTYPLIGNYGIPDENEYDEHGLPRWFESKRIWATGLIVGQVSTHASHWRARKSLGKWLAQNGIPGLCEIDTRALTYRLREGVTLGRIIQSVSPIGTLPPLQDPNERNLVAEVSVKEKQIFNPSGSYTILAIDCGLKYNQIRCLIKRNAKVILVPWNYKFDPKEYDGLFISNGPGDPEVCKEVVDNLREVIKNEHTVKPVFGICLGHQLLATAAGCKTYKTRYGNRGHNLPCTHAGTGRCFMTSQNHGFAVDTNSLPQNWEILFTNENDKTNEGIIHNSLPYFSVQFHPEHTAGPTDLECLFDIFVETVKSYKINTKCVVNDMICEKLKYTPTLYERPKKVLILGSGGLSIGQAGEFDYSGSQGVKAMQEEKIQTVLINPNIATVQTSKGLADKVYFLPITPEYVEQVIKAERPTGILLTFGGQTALNCGVELQKSKVFEKYNVRVLGTPIQSIVDTEDRKIFAEKINAIGEKVAPSAAVSSIEEALVAANQIGYPVMARSAFSLGGLGSGFANNEEELRILAHQALSHSEQLIIDKSLKGWKEVEYEVVRDAYDNCITVCNMENVDPLGIHTGESIVIAPSQTLSNREYYLLRNTAIKVIRHFGIVGECNIQYALNPNSEEFYIIEVNARLSRSSALASKATGYPLAYVAAKLALGISLPTIKNSVTGVTTACFEPSLDYCVVKIPRWDLAKFNRVSTKIGSSMKSVGEVMAIGRNFEEAFQKALRMVDENVNGFDPYIKKVNENELREPTDKRMFVLAAALKENYTVEKLYDLTKIDRWFLEKLKNIIDYYKILESIDSGSITFEILKSAKQIGFSDKQIAAAIKSTELAVRKLREEFKITPFVKQIDTVAAEWPATTNYLYLTYNGSTHDLNFTGDFIIVLGSGVYRIGSSVEFDWCAVGCLRELKNQGKKTIMVNYNPETVSTDYDMSDRLYFEEISFEVVMDIYNLEKPHGVILCMGGQLPNNIAMDLHRQQAKILGTSPDMIDNAENRFKFSRMLDRKGILQPKWKELTNLDSAIKFCEEVGYPCLVRPSYVLSGAAMNVAYSNQELEAYLKSASQLNKDHPVVISKYILDAKEIDVDVVAADGVLLCIAVSEHIENAGVHSGDATLVTPPQDINNETLDKINEIAKIIAETLDVTGPFNMQLIAKDNELKVIECNVRVSRSFPFVSKTLDHDFVAMATKVILGVPVEPVSVMGGCGKVGVKVPQFSFSRLSGADVTLGVEMASTGEVACFGENRYEAYLKSLMSTGFRIPKKAILLSIGTFKHKIELLPSVRSLKKLGYKLYASMGTGDFYNEHGIEIESVQWTFDHIGDPEDVRSDGELMHLADFMARKELDLVINLPMRGGARRVSSFSTHGYRTRRLAVDYAVPLVTDVKCAKLLVKAMLQCGGAPQMKTHTDCMTSRNIIKLPGFIDVHVHVREPGATYKEDFDSCTAAALAGGVTMICAMPNTNPPLIDRSSYDYVSTLARVSARCDFALFVGASTTNCDTAAELAPQAAALKMYLNETFTTLKLNDMTIWQRHLQNWPKKMPICAHAEREKTGAIILMASLLDRPIHICHVARKEEILIIKSAKERGLKVTCEVCPHHLFLSTADIERIGNGRAEVRPVLCSPEDQAELWKNMDIIDVFATDHAPHSVEEKNSDKPLPGYPGLETVLPLLLNAVHEGRLTIDDIINKFHKNPRKIFNLPEQINTYVEVDMDYEWTIPDALEFSKSKWTPFAGMRVCGAIHRVTLRGEIAYVEGQILVPPGFGQNVREWPVPKKQTLPAFAFEKFDKESSRPNSALDIHNSLEFTKFHDMDIDQAEPNKPDVQNKLNVHFHEVPGLRSISPLPPQTHTIRQRCDSSSQSTGLQRQRSDLFGKSILTVDTFGKETLNDIFNLAQFMKTCVSKGRVLDDILRGKVMASIFYEVSTRTSCSFAAAMQRLGGSVIHTDATSSSAKKGETLEDSVTVMASYSDVVVLRHPEPGAVTRASRHSRKPVINAGDGIGEHPTQALLDVFTIREEIGTVNGLTITMVGDLKNGRTVHSLARLLSLYQVQLQYVSPPGLGMPKHIMEYVSYKGISQKVYERLEDVLGDTHVLYMTRIQRERFASQEEYEKMRGLLVVTPQLMTRARRRMIVMHPLPRVDEISPEFDSDPRAAYFRQAEYGMYVRMALLAMVAGVNPLT; encoded by the exons atggaAGACTTAAGTTGTGAAGTCGGCCCACTGTGCTGCCTAGTCCTTGCAGACGGTTCGGTCTTTCAGGGCAGAAGTTTCGGTGCACAAGTTCCTGTGGAGGGAGAAGTTG tttttcagACTGGCATGGTCGGATATCCAGAGTCTTTAACAGATCCTTCGTATCATGCTCAGATATTGGTTCTGACGTATCCTCTGATTGGGAACTATGGAATACCAGACGAAAACGAGTACGATGAACACGGCTTACCGAG atGGTTTGAATCGAAGCGTATCTGGGCAACTGGACTTATAGTTGGGCAAGTTAGTACCCACGCATCACATTGGCGTGCTCGAAAATCTTTGGGAAAATGGTTGGCCCAGAACGGTATACCTGGTCTTTGTGAAATAGATACCCGGGCGCTGACATATAGACTTCGCGAAGGTGTTACATTAGGCAGAATAATTCAAAGTGTATCACCCATTGGCACACTACCGCCACTTCAAGACCCAAACGAAAGGAATTTAGTAGCAGAAGTGTCCGTAAAG gaaaagcaaatatttaatCCATCGGGTAGTTATACAATTTTAGCAATTGACTGCGGTTTAAAGTACAATCAAATCAGATGTTTAATTAAGAGAAACGCTAAAGTCATTTTAGTACCCTGGAACTATAAATTTGACCCAAAAGAGTACGATGGGTTGTTTATTAGTAATGGTCCGGGCGATCCAGAAGTGTGCAAAGAGGTCGTGGATAACTTAAGAGAAGTAATTAAGAACGAACATACAGTTAAACCAGTTTTTGGTATTTGCCTTGGCCACCAGTTACTTGCAACTGCTGCTGGTTGTAAAACCTACAAAACaag gTATGGTAACCGAGGACACAATTTACCTTGCACGCACGCCGGAACAGGAAGATGTTTCATGACTTCTCAAAATCATGGATTTGCAGTCGATACTAATTCACTACCTCAAAATTGGGAAATTTTATTCACTAATGAAAACGATAAAACCAATGAAGGAATCATCCATAATTCACTTCCCTATTTCAGTGTGCAGTTTCACCCAGAGCACACAGCAGGACCGACCGATCTCGAATGTCTTTTCGATATATTTGTCGAAACagttaaatcatataaaattaatacaaaatgtgTTGTAAATGACATGATTTGTGAGAAACTTAAGTATACTCCAACATTATATGAAAGgccaaaaaaagtattaattctAGGATCAGGCGGTTTATCTATTGGTCAAGCAGGCGAATTTGATTATTCTGGTTCACAGGGAGTAAAAGCAATGCAGgaagaaaaaatacaaacagtTCTTATAAATCCTAACATTGCGACCGTTCAAACATCGAAAGGATTAGCTGATAAAGTTTATTTCTTGCCCATTACACCTGAATATGTTGAACAAGTTATAAAAGCTGAGCGTCCTACAGGAATCCTGCTAACATTTGGAGGTCAAACAGCTTTAAACTGTGGCGTAGAATTGCAAAAGTCTAAAGTATTTGAGAAATATAATGTACGTGTATTAGGCACCCCAATTCAGTCTATAGTAGATACTGAAGACAGAAAAATTTTTGCTGAGAAAATTAATGCTATTGGTGAAAAGGTAGCCCCGAGTGCTGCTGTTTCTTCAATAGAAGAAGCTTTAGTTGCTGCAAATCAAATTGGATATCCAGTGATGGCTCGTTCTGCATTTTCTTTGGGCGGCTTAGGGTCAGGTTTTGCTAATAATGAAGAAGAGTTACGAATTCTGGCGCATCAAGCATTATCACATTCAGAACAGCTTATTATAGACAAATCTTTAAAAGGATGGAAAGAAGTCGAATACGAAGTTGTGAGAGATGCTTATGATAATTGTATAACAGTTTGTAATATGGAAAATGTGGACCCCTTAGGTATACACACAGGAGAGTCTATCGTGATTGCACCAAGCCAAACATTATCTAACagggaatattatttattacggaaTACTGCTATTAAAGTAATAAGACATTTTGGAATAGTCGGAGAATGTAATATACAATATGCCTTGAATCCAAATTCTGAAGAATTTTATATCATAGAAGTAAATGCAAGATTGTCAAGAAGTTCTGCTCTAGCAAGCAAAGCGACAGGTTATCCACTTGCATATGTAGCTGCTAAATTAGCTCTTGGAATTTCTTTACCGACAATAAAGAATTCTGTTACTGGTGTGACTACAGCGTGTTTTGAACCAAGCTTAGATTATTGTGTAGTAAAAATACCTAGATGGGACTTAGCTAAATTTAACAGAGTTAGTACCAAAATTGGAAGCTCAATGAAAAGTGTAGGGGAAGTTATGGCAATTGGTCGTAATTTTGAAGAAGCATTTCAAAAAGCTTTAAGAATGGTCGATGAAAACGTGAATGGTTTTGATCCTTATATcaaaaaagtaaatgaaaatgaacTGAGAGAACCAACTGATAAGCGCATGTTCGTTTTAGCTGCTGCTCTAAAAGAAAACTATACTGTTGAGAAActttatgatttaacaaaaattgaTCGATGGTTCcttgagaaattaaaaaatatcattgactattataaaatactggAATCCATTGATTCTGGATCAATTACTTTTGAAATTTTGAAGAGTGCAAAGCAAATAGGATTCTCAGATAAGCAAATAGCTGCTGCAATAAAAAGTACAGAATTGGCTGTGAGAAAACTTCgggaagaatttaaaataactccGTTCGTTAAGCAAATTGATACAGTTGCCGCTGAATGGCCTGCAACGACTAATTATCTTTATCTAACATATAATGGTAGTACACATGACTTGAATTTCACTGgagattttataatagttttaggATCTGGAGTATATAGAATAGGAAGTTCAGTTGAATTCGATTGGTGTGCTGTGGGATGTTTAAGGGAATTAAAAAATCAAGGTAAAAAAACCATTATGGTCAACTACAATCCCGAAACAGTAAGTACAGATTATGATATGAGCGATAGGTTGTATTTCGAAGAAATATCATTTGAAGTAGTAATGGATATATATAACTTGGAAAAACCTCATGGTGTTATACTTTGCATGGGTGGCCAATTACCTAACAATATTGCCATGGATTTACATAGACAGCAAGCTAAAATTCTAGGTACTTCTCCTGATATGATAGATAATGCTGAAAATAGGTTCAAATTTTCGCGTATGCTCGATCGCAAAGGTATTTTGCAACCAAAGTGGAAAGAACTTACAAATCTAGATTCAGCCATAAAATTCTGCGAAGAAGTTGGATATCCATGCCTAGTTCGACCATCCTATGTACTAAGCGGGGCGGCCATGAATGTAGCATATTCGAATCAAGAATTGGAAGCATATTTAAAATCTGCAAGTCAACTTAATAAAGATCATCCTGtagtaatttcaaaatatatattggacgcTAAAGAAATAGATGTTGACGTTGTTGCGGCTGATGGTGTACTTCTTTGTATCGCTGTTTCTGAACACATAGAAAATGCTGGTGTTCATTCCGGAGATGCTACCTTAGTAACCCCTCCTCAAGATATTAATAACGAAACTTTAGACAAAATAAATGAGATAGCTAAAATTATTGCAGAAACTCTTGATGTTACAGGGCCATTTAATATGCAACTTATTGCAAAAGATAATGAATTAAAAGTCATAGAGTGTAACGTTAGAGTTTCGAGATCATTTCCTTTTGTTTCTAAAACATTGGACCATGATTTTGTTGCTATGGCGACAAAAGTAATCTTAGGAGTACCGGTTGAACCAGTCAGCGTTATGGGTGGTTGTGGAAAAGTCGGGGTGAAGGTACCCCAATTTTCTTTCTCAAGATTATCCGGCGCTGACGTTACTCTTGGTGTAGAAATGGCATCAACTGGTGAAGTTGCTTGTTTTGGCGAAAACCGCTATGAagcttatttaaaatcattaatgaGTACAGGGTTCAGAATTCCCAAAAAGGCTATTTTGCTTTCAATTGGAACTTTTAAG cATAAAATAGAACTATTACCAAGTGTGCGTTCCTTGAAAAAACTTGGATATAAGTTATATGCCAGTATGGGCACAGGAGATTTTTATAATGAACATGGTATAGAG aTAGAAAGTGTTCAATGGACATTCGATCATATCGGTGATCCGGAAGATGTAAGGTCTGACGGTGAACTCATGCACTTGGCAGACTTTATGGCTAGAAAAGAACTCGATCTCGTAATTAATTTACCAATGCGAGGTGGAGCTAGGCGCGTTTCCTCCTTTAGCACACATGGATATCGAACACGTCGTCTAGCTGTGGACTATGCTGTCCCCTTAGTCACTGACGTCAAATGTGCTAAACTTCTTGTAAAG gCAATGTTGCAATGTGGTGGTGCACCACAAATGAAAACACACACGGATTGTATGACATCacgtaacataattaaattgccTGGATTTATTGATGTGCACGTTCATGTTCGAGAACCTGGAGCTACATATAAGGAAGACTTCGATTCATGCACTGCCGCTGCTCTTGCTGGAGGTGTTACTATGATTTGTGCAATGCCAAACACAAACCCTCCCTTAATTGATCGTTCATCATACGATTATGTTTCGACTTTAGCTCGTGTAAGTGCTCGATGTGATTTTGCCCTTTTCGTTGGTGCATCTACCACTAATTGTGATACAGCAGCTGAATTAGCGCCACAGGCAGCAGCACTTAAAATGTACTTGAATGAAACGTTTACTACATTAAAACTTAATGATATGACAATTTGGCAACGTCACCTTCAGAACTGGCCTAAAAAAATGCCAATATGTGCACATGCCGAACGTGAAAAAACAGGTGCAATTATTCTAATGGCTTCATTACTCGATAGACCTATTCACATATGTCACGTGGCACGAaaagaagaaattttaataataaaatcagctAAAGAACGGGGCTTAAAAGTTACTTGTGAAGTATGCCCTCATCATCTATTTTTAAGCACGGCTGATATAGAACGAATTGGAAATGGACGTGCTGAAGTCCGTCCAGTTTTATGCAGCCCCGAGGATCAAGCAGAACTATGGAAAAATATGGATATTATAGATGTTTTTGCAACAGATCATGCACCTCATTCTGTTGAAGAAAAAAATTCTGACAAACCACTACCTGGCTATCCGGGCTTAGAAACAGTTTTACCGCTACTTCTAAATGCTGTTCATGAAGGACGACTAACTATCGAtgacataataaacaaattccATAAAAAcccaagaaaaatatttaatttgccagaacaaataaatacttatgtaGAAGTAGATATGGATTATGAATGGACAATACCTGATGCCTTAGAGTTTTCAAAATCTAAATGGACTCCATTTGCTGGCATGCGAGTTTGTGGAGCTATTCATCGTGTTACTTTACGTGGTGAAATCGCTTATGTAGAAGGTCAAATACTTGTGCCTCCAGGCTTCGGACAGAATGTACGCGAATGGCCTGTACCTAAAAAACAAACTTTGCCAGCTTTTGCGTTTGAAAAGTTTGACAAAGAGTCAAGTCGACCAAACTCAGCTTTAGATATTCATAATTCGTTAGaatttaccaaatttcatgataTGGATATAGATCAAGCTGAACCTAATAAGCCTGATGTACAAAATAAACTGAACGTCCACTTTCATGAAGTACCTGGCCTAAGAAGTATATCGCCGTTACCTCCTCAAACACATACAATCAGACAACGCTGTGACAGTTCCTCACAATCAACAGGCCTACAACGCCAAAGAAGTGATTTATTCGGCAAAAGTATATTAACGGTTGACACTTTTGgaaaagaaacattaaatgaCATTTTCAATTTAGCTCAATTCATGAAAACCTGTGTCAGTAAAGGGCGCGTATTGGATGATATATTACGAGGCAAAGTTATGGCGTCGATATTTTATGAAGTTAGTACACGTACAAGTTGCAGTTTTGCAGCAGCTATGCAAAGACTTGGTGGTTCTGTTATTCATACAGATGCAACTAGCTCATCAGCTAAAAAAGGAGAAACATTAGAAGATAGTGTTACAGTGATGGCTAGTTATTCAGATGTTGTAGTGTTACGTCATCCTGAACCAGGGGCAGTCAcc cGCGCATCACGACATTCACGTAAACCCGTAATAAATGCAGGAGACGGAATCGGAGAACATCCCACACAAGCACTTTTGGATGTTTTCACTATCAGAGAAGAAATTGGCACAGTCAATGGCCTTACCATTACAATGGTTGGAGATTTAAAAAATGGGCGAACAGTTCACTCATTAGCTCGACTTTTATCCTTATATCAAGTACAGTTACAATATGTTAGCCCACCAGGTCTAGGTATGCCTAAACATATTATGGAGTACGTATCATACAAAGGTATCTCGCAAAAAGTATATGAACGCTTAGAAGATGTATTAGGTGATACTCACGTTTTATATATGACTAGAATTCAACGTGAGAGATTTGCAAGCCAGGAAGAGTATGAaaag aTGCGTGGATTATTAGTTGTCACCCCACAATTAATGACTCGAGCTCGTCGTCGTATGATTGTAATGCATCCACTACCACGAGTCGATGAGATTTCGCCAGAATTTGATTCTGACCCGAGAGCGGCCTACTTTAGACAAGCTGAATATGGGATGTATGTGCGAATGGCATTGCTCGCTATGGTAGCGGGAGTGAATCCACTTACATAG